Proteins encoded together in one Drosophila albomicans strain 15112-1751.03 chromosome 2R, ASM965048v2, whole genome shotgun sequence window:
- the LOC117573526 gene encoding uncharacterized protein LOC117573526 isoform X5 → MPYESMHHHQSAATAVAAGVAPNSMLDALSLQLRDAEMRRTEIERAHQETLAQIRNLSGSARPDTEAVENLQSRARELEKKVALENVHCEELQIELTAALKAKAARSSAPSNNMCPSSMSNSAPFGAGMPASIPTSASSSTVTWAPTISHQDQGSEIDIIMAKIEQDNRVLAELEQPRTSASASMSALPPSSMMSAGNSEFRTISKSELEEELNRYKRAVLGGASGGGVSALSSGYSSLPQSLASTLANGATSNSLSGTSVGSAAAAAAAAGGAMDGGGGGGGRGGGHTSISGLVPNSISGISSSLSSHAIQSLQSAAYGVGQTSVEKLLSGTSGITGIPPLPRGTIQLYNLQSTTMPLLSLNAHNMPPGGSTSYSALGLSAGSGVGGVGVGGVGSSLTHPTMSNINMLDTSALLGLGPAGGGITGATSLYGLSAGAAGGLGSSYGGPPFMDAASSASYPFTSAALRQASKMKMLDEIDIPLARYGNRSSPCSPIPVGPHGGWGLDEFTDGLGTSIMHNRSGLALGALDLDTRNHAMNGATEPQVDMLDIPGKGRCCVFIARFPYDPPESRAQSNAIFPHREAEGELSLCAGDYLLVWTSGEPQGGYLDAELLDGRRGLVPASFVQRLVGDDLLEFHQAVLSTLRDAEDGSMQCDTTSLPSLPPHNPLLTHTHEDLARLSETHTDLEHDQDDISDNVPAPKHLTLERQLNKSVLIGWSPPEPVGYNLIDSYHVYVDGVLKVTVKANERTRALIEGVDSTRPHRISVRSVTQNRQTSRDAACTMIIGRDTSHLGPSAVRASHITCSSAVISWLPANSNHQHVVCVNNVEVRTVKPGMYRHTITGLAPSTQYRVTVRAKHLRAVGQHSTQPGHTVGGVGAGTAGRPGQEEAPGAYADFRTLTKGLPDPPQEIQLEAGPQDGTILVTWQPVNRPTSTGPVTGYAVYADGKKVTDINSPTGDHALIDIGKLGVFNPRAVTIRTKSRDSQSADSAPILIPNQVRNAVARRGPNQMGMGPQLPQQGLHGMPNQLQQQQQQMGMPGQPGQMGQLGQPHMMQQDHTQYDPNQMQQQGLQPGQQPGQTQPGHQPDGGSGLLGGLLGGLFSKPTQNQVNQNGYQQPGATQRGMVPGRPQGPQQQQQQQAYGAQGGPMGGPRFRGPVPGQMGMQGQMPGQMQGQMPGQMPGQMQGQMPGQMPGQMPGQMPGQMAGQMAGQMPGQMPGQMPGQGQMMGPRGPLTQQQQQQQQLQQGQLMPGQQPGQPQTQQQQQQQQQQQQQMAGAQKKPRYFVAMFDYDPSTMSPNPDGCDEELPFQEGDTIKVYGDKDADGFYWGELRGRRGYVPHNMVSEVEDTTAQMQGGQMQMGGVMQTGATPGTAQVMPGQGVPQQSMRNVSRDRWGDIYANMPVKRMIALYDYDPQELSPNVDAEQVELCFKTGEIILVYGDMDEDGFYMGELDGVRGLVPSNFLADAPDQYNNNQMGPGGVAGRGGLSQRGRGQGPGARGPPPPPRDNMMPGVAGPRGPVGKNARPASPTLLDNTGHPAPDHQTQMIGRVGNVGLQQQQQQQQQLQQQHQQQQQQPYGQQQTQMGQQQTQQQQQQIGMGQPGMMGMGQQPGQQMGQQMGQQMGQQMGMGQMGQQQQVPVTTQAQTGGLFSGATSLLSGATSAATGGLFGSKQAPKTDPMQPPGGVQPTQQQANAFGAQQMQQPGMQQQPGMQQQPGMQQQPGMQQQQQQQVPPQAQPPPQGPGAGLLGGLKGIAAAAPGGDVLSKGKDLFGKFGFGFGK, encoded by the exons ATGCCGTACGAGTCGATGCACCATCATCAGTCGGCGGCCACTGCGGTGGCAGCCGGCGTAGCGCCAAATAGCATGCTGGACGCACTCAGTTTGCAGCTGCGGGATGCGGAGATGCGACGCACTGAGATCGAGCGAGCACATCAG GAAACTCTGGCACAAATACGCAATCTAAGTGGCAGCGCTCGACCCGACACCGAGGCCGTGGAGAACCTTCAATCGCGTGCTCGTGAACTGGAGAAGAAG GTGGCGCTGGAGAACGTGCACTGCGAGGAGCTGCAGATCGAGTTGACTGCCGCGCTGAAGGCGAAGGCAGCTCGCTCCTCGGCacccagcaacaacatgtgTCCGTCTTCGATGTCCAACTCGGCGCCCTTCGGAGCTGGCATGCCAGCCAGCATTCCCACTTCGGCCAGCAGCTCGACAGTGACTTGGGCGCCGACAATCAGCCACCAGGACCAAGGCTCCGAGATTGACATCATCATGGCCAAGATCGAGCAG GATAATCGCGTGCTGGCCGAACTGGAGCAGCCAAGGACCTCGGCCAGCGCCAGCATGTCAGCATTGCCGCCCAGTTCTATGATGAGCGCGGGAAACAGCGAATTTAGAACCATATCAAAGAGTG AGCTCGAGGAAGAACTGAATCGCTATAAAAGAGCTGTGCTGGGCGGCGCTTCGGGCGGCGGCGTCTCGGCGCTGTCCTCCGGCTACTCGAGCCTGCCCCAATCGCTGGCTTCGACTCTGGCCAATGGGGCCACGAGCAACAGCTTGAGCGGCACCAGCGTTGGCtcagcggcagctgctgcagccgccGCTGGTGGTGCGATGGAtgggggaggaggaggtggtGGTAGAGGAGGCGGACATACATCCATATCGGGTCTGGTGCCCAACTCAATTAGCGGCATATCGTCGAGTCTGAGCAGCCATGCCATACAATCACTACAGTCGGCTGCCTACGGAGTTGGGCAGACGTCGGTGGAGAAGCTGTTGAGTGGAACTAGTGGAATAACTGGCATTCCACCATTGCCG CGCGGAACAATACAACTGTACAATTTGCAGAGCACAACCATGCCCCTCCTGTCACTCAACGCGCATAACATGCCGCCCGGCGGCTCCACCAGCTACTCGGCTCTCGGCCTAAGCGCCGGCAGCGGCGTCGGTGGCGTCGGCGTCGGCGGCGTTGGCTCCTCGCTCACCCACCCCACCAtgagcaacatcaacatgcTCGACACGAGCGCCCTGCTCGGCCTGGGACCCGCCGGCGGTGGCATCACCGGTGCCACCTCGCTCTACGGCCTGAGCGCAGGCGCCGCCGGTGGACTGGGCAGCTCCTATGGCGGTCCACCGTTCATGGACGCCGCCTCGAGCGCCTCGTATCCGTTCACCTCGGCGGCACTGCGTCAGGCCTCCAAGATGAAGATGCTCGACGAGATCGACATACCGCTGGCCCGCTACGGCAACCGCAGCTCGCCCTGCTCCCCCATTCCCGTGGGTCCGCATGGCGGCTGGGGCCTCGACGAGTTCACCGATGGCCTGGGCACCTCCATCATGCACAATCGCAGCGGGTTGGCGCTGGGCGCCCTTGACCTAGACA CTCGCAACCACGCAATGAACGGCGCAACTGAGCCACAGGTGGACATGTTGGACATTCCGGGCAAGGGACGTTGCTGTGTGTTCATTGCACGCTTTCCCTACGATCCGCCAGA ATCAAGAGCCCAGTCTAATGCTATATTCCCTCACAGGGAGGCGGAGGGCGAGCTGTCGCTGTGCGCCGGCGACTATCTGCTGGTGTGGACCAGCGGTGAGCCACAAGGAGGCTATCTGGATGCGGAGCTACTGGATGGACGTCGGGGCCTGGTGCCCGCCTCGTTTGTGCAGCGACTAGTGG GCGACGATTTGCTGGAGTTCCATCAGGCGGTACTGTCGACACTGCGCGATGCCGAGGACGGTTCGATGCAGTGCGACACAACGTCGCTGCCTTCCTTGCCGCCGCACAACCCattgctcacacacacgcacgagGATCTGGCACGTTTGAGTGAGACGCACACCGATCTGGAGCACGACCAGGACGACATTAGCGATAATG TTCCAGCTCCGAAGCACTTGACGCTGGAGAGGCAGCTGAACAAGAGCGTGCTCATTGGCTGGTCGCCGCCGGAGCCCGTGGGCTACAACCTGATCGACAGCTATCACGTCTATGTCGATGGCGTGCTCAAAGTCACGGTGAAGGCCAACGAACGCACACGCGCTCTAATCGAGGGCGTCGACTCCACGCGG CCGCATCGTATTAGCGTGCGCAGCGTTACGCAGAACCGTCAGACGTCCAGGGACGCGGCCTGCACAATGATCATTGGGCGGGACACCTCGCACTTGGGCCCCTCGGCGGTGCGCGCCTCGCACATAACGTGTTCCTCGGCGGTTATATCGTGGCTGCCGGCCAATTCCAACCACCAGCACGTGGTGTGTGTGAACAATGTGGAGGTGCGCACCGTCAAGCCGGGCATGTATAGGCACACCATAACGGGCCTTGCGCCCAGCACCCAATACCGTGTGACCGTGCGTGCCAAGCACTTGCGTGCCGTTGGccagcacagcacacagccTGGTCACACTGTCGGTGGAGTAGGAGCAGGCACTGCGGGCAGACCCGGCCAGGAGGAGGCACCGGGGGCCTATGCCGATTTTCGCACACTGACCAAGGGTCTGCCCGATCCGCCACAGGAGATCCAACTTGAGGCTGGTCCTCAGGATGGCACCATTCTGGTGACATGGCAGCCGGTTAACAGACCCACGTCCACGGGGCCTGTAACCGGCTATGCTGTGTACGCCGATGGTAAAAAAGTGACCGACATCAATTCACCAACGGGCGACCACGCACTCATCGACATCGGCAAACTGGGCGTCTTCAATCCCCGCGCCGTCACCATTCGCACCAAGTCTCGCGATTCACAGTCGGCGGACAGCGCGCCCATTTTGATACCAA ACCAAGTGCGCAACGCTGTCGCCCGCCGGGGACCAAATCAGATGGGCATGGGTCCGCAGCTGCCGCAGCAGGGACTCCACGGCATGCCCaaccagctgcagcagcaacagcagcagatggGCATGCCGGGTCAGCCTGGCCAGATGGGGCAGCTGGGGCAGCCGCACATGATGCAGCAGGATCACACGCAATACGATCCCAACCAGATGCAACAGCAGGGACTCCAACCTGGCCAGCAGCCGGGCCAAACCCAGCCCGGTCATCAG CCTGACGGAGGCTCCGGCTTGTTAGGTGGCCTGCTCGGTGGCCTCTTCTCGAAACCCACACAGAATCAAGTGAACCAGAAT GGCTACCAACAGCCGGGCGCCACGCAGCGCGGCATGGTGCCGGGACGACCCCAGggaccacagcaacagcagcagcagcaagcttACGGGGCACAAGGCGGTCCGATGGGAGGTCCTCGCTTCCGCGGACCCGTGCCCGGACAGATGGGCATGCAGGGACAGATGCCGGGACAGATGCAGGGGCAAATGCCGGGGCAGATGCCAGGACAGATGCAAGGGCAGATGCCAGGTCAAATGCCAGGTCAGATGCCGGGTCAAATGCCTGGTCAAATGGCTGGACAGATGGCCGGACAAATGCCTGGTCAAATGCCAGGACAGATGCCCGGACAGGGGCAGATGATGGGTCCACGTGGTCCACTcacccagcaacagcagcagcagcaacagttgcagcagggTCAGCTGATGCCGGGCCAGCAACCGGGGCAGCCACagacgcaacagcaacagcagcagcagcaacaacagcagcagcagatggcTGGAGCACAGAAGAAGCCGCGATACTTTGTGGCCATGTTCGACTACGATCCATCCACAATGAGTCCCAATCCCGATGGGTGCGACGAAGAACTGCCATTCCAAGAGGGTGACACGATCAAG GTCTATGGTGATAAGGACGCCGATGGCTTCTACTGGGGCGAACTGCGCGGCAGGCGGGGCTATGTGCCGCATAATATGGTCAGCGAGGTGGAGGACACCACGGCGCAGATGCAGGGCGGACAGATGCAGATGGGCGGCGTCATGCAGACGGGCGCCACGCCAGGCACGGCTCAAGTGATGCCCGGCCAGGGTGTGCCGCAGCAGAGCATGCGCAATGTGAGTCGGGATCGGTGGGGCGACATCTATGCGAACATGCCGGTGAAACGGATGATTGCCCTCTACGACTACGATCCCCAGGAGTTGAGTCCGAATGTGGATGCCGAG CAAGTGGAGCTTTGCTTCAAGACGGGCGAGATAATACTCGTCTATGGTGATATGGATGAAGACGGTTTCTACATGGGCGAACTGGACGGTGTGAGAGGCCTGGTGCCGTCGAACTTCCTCGCCGATGCGCCCGATcagtacaacaacaatcaaatgGGACCTGGCGGGGTCGCCGGCCGAGGCGGCCTCAGTCAGCGGGGCAGGGGCCAGGGACCCGGGGCAAGGGGACCGCCGCCGCCCCCGCGAGACAACATGATGCCTGGCGTGGCTGGGCCGCGAGGTCCAGTCGGCAAAA ATGCTCGCCCTGCTTCCCCTACACTGTTAGACAACACGGGCCACCCTGCCCCCGATCACCAAACGCAG ATGATCGGTCGCGTTGGTAATGTTGgcctgcagcaacagcaacaacagcagcagcaactccagcaacaacaccaacaacaacaacaacaaccgtaTGGTCAGCAACAGACGCAAATGGGGCAGCAGCAaacccaacaacagcagcagcagatagGCATGGGACAACCTGGAATGATGGGCATGGGACAGCAGCCGGGTCAACAGATGGGTCAACAGATGGGCCAACAGATGGGCCAACAGATGGGCATGGGGCAGAtgggacagcagcagcaggtgccaGTGACGACGCAGGCACAGACGGGCGGACTTTTCTCCGGTGCAACGAGCCTGCTCTCTGGTGCTACTTCGGCTGCCACCGGTGGTCTATTTGGGTCGAAACAAGCGCCCAAAACGGATCCAATGCAACCACCTGGTGGTGTGCAGCCAACgcagcaacaagcaaacgCCTTTGGTGCCCAACAGATGCAGCAGCCgggcatgcaacagcagccgggtatgcaacagcagccgggtatgcaacagcaaccgggtatgcaacagcaacaacaacaacaagtgccaCCGCAAGCCCAGCCACCGCCGCAGGGGCCGGGCGCCGGTCTGCTGGGAGGCCTCAAGGGCATTGCAGCAGCGGCGCCCGGCGGCGATGTCCTCTCGAAAGGCAAAGATCTATTTGGCAAATTCGGGTTTGGCTTTGGCAAATAA
- the LOC117573526 gene encoding uncharacterized protein LOC117573526 isoform X9, with the protein MPYESMHHHQSAATAVAAGVAPNSMLDALSLQLRDAEMRRTEIERAHQETLAQIRNLSGSARPDTEAVENLQSRARELEKKVALENVHCEELQIELTAALKAKAARSSAPSNNMCPSSMSNSAPFGAGMPASIPTSASSSTVTWAPTISHQDQGSEIDIIMAKIEQDNRVLAELEQPRTSASASMSALPPSSMMSAGNSEFRTISKSELEEELNRYKRAVLGGASGGGVSALSSGYSSLPQSLASTLANGATSNSLSGTSVGSAAAAAAAAGGAMDGGGGGGGRGGGHTSISGLVPNSISGISSSLSSHAIQSLQSAAYGVGQTSVEKLLSGTSGITGIPPLPVNIHTMKAMPTALSQRGTIQLYNLQSTTMPLLSLNAHNMPPGGSTSYSALGLSAGSGVGGVGVGGVGSSLTHPTMSNINMLDTSALLGLGPAGGGITGATSLYGLSAGAAGGLGSSYGGPPFMDAASSASYPFTSAALRQASKMKMLDEIDIPLARYGNRSSPCSPIPVGPHGGWGLDEFTDGLGTSIMHNRSGLALGALDLDTRNHAMNGATEPQVDMLDIPGKGRCCVFIARFPYDPPEEAEGELSLCAGDYLLVWTSGEPQGGYLDAELLDGRRGLVPASFVQRLVGDDLLEFHQAVLSTLRDAEDGSMQCDTTSLPSLPPHNPLLTHTHEDLARLSETHTDLEHDQDDISDNVPAPKHLTLERQLNKSVLIGWSPPEPVGYNLIDSYHVYVDGVLKVTVKANERTRALIEGVDSTRPHRISVRSVTQNRQTSRDAACTMIIGRDTSHLGPSAVRASHITCSSAVISWLPANSNHQHVVCVNNVEVRTVKPGMYRHTITGLAPSTQYRVTVRAKHLRAVGQHSTQPGHTVGGVGAGTAGRPGQEEAPGAYADFRTLTKGLPDPPQEIQLEAGPQDGTILVTWQPVNRPTSTGPVTGYAVYADGKKVTDINSPTGDHALIDIGKLGVFNPRAVTIRTKSRDSQSADSAPILIPNQVRNAVARRGPNQMGMGPQLPQQGLHGMPNQLQQQQQQMGMPGQPGQMGQLGQPHMMQQDHTQYDPNQMQQQGLQPGQQPGQTQPGHQGYQQPGATQRGMVPGRPQGPQQQQQQQAYGAQGGPMGGPRFRGPVPGQMGMQGQMPGQMQGQMPGQMPGQMQGQMPGQMPGQMPGQMPGQMAGQMAGQMPGQMPGQMPGQGQMMGPRGPLTQQQQQQQQLQQGQLMPGQQPGQPQTQQQQQQQQQQQQQMAGAQKKPRYFVAMFDYDPSTMSPNPDGCDEELPFQEGDTIKVYGDKDADGFYWGELRGRRGYVPHNMVSEVEDTTAQMQGGQMQMGGVMQTGATPGTAQVMPGQGVPQQSMRNVSRDRWGDIYANMPVKRMIALYDYDPQELSPNVDAEQVELCFKTGEIILVYGDMDEDGFYMGELDGVRGLVPSNFLADAPDQYNNNQMGPGGVAGRGGLSQRGRGQGPGARGPPPPPRDNMMPGVAGPRGPVGKNARPASPTLLDNTGHPAPDHQTQMIGRVGNVGLQQQQQQQQQLQQQHQQQQQQPYGQQQTQMGQQQTQQQQQQIGMGQPGMMGMGQQPGQQMGQQMGQQMGQQMGMGQMGQQQQVPVTTQAQTGGLFSGATSLLSGATSAATGGLFGSKQAPKTDPMQPPGGVQPTQQQANAFGAQQMQQPGMQQQPGMQQQPGMQQQPGMQQQQQQQVPPQAQPPPQGPGAGLLGGLKGIAAAAPGGDVLSKGKDLFGKFGFGFGK; encoded by the exons ATGCCGTACGAGTCGATGCACCATCATCAGTCGGCGGCCACTGCGGTGGCAGCCGGCGTAGCGCCAAATAGCATGCTGGACGCACTCAGTTTGCAGCTGCGGGATGCGGAGATGCGACGCACTGAGATCGAGCGAGCACATCAG GAAACTCTGGCACAAATACGCAATCTAAGTGGCAGCGCTCGACCCGACACCGAGGCCGTGGAGAACCTTCAATCGCGTGCTCGTGAACTGGAGAAGAAG GTGGCGCTGGAGAACGTGCACTGCGAGGAGCTGCAGATCGAGTTGACTGCCGCGCTGAAGGCGAAGGCAGCTCGCTCCTCGGCacccagcaacaacatgtgTCCGTCTTCGATGTCCAACTCGGCGCCCTTCGGAGCTGGCATGCCAGCCAGCATTCCCACTTCGGCCAGCAGCTCGACAGTGACTTGGGCGCCGACAATCAGCCACCAGGACCAAGGCTCCGAGATTGACATCATCATGGCCAAGATCGAGCAG GATAATCGCGTGCTGGCCGAACTGGAGCAGCCAAGGACCTCGGCCAGCGCCAGCATGTCAGCATTGCCGCCCAGTTCTATGATGAGCGCGGGAAACAGCGAATTTAGAACCATATCAAAGAGTG AGCTCGAGGAAGAACTGAATCGCTATAAAAGAGCTGTGCTGGGCGGCGCTTCGGGCGGCGGCGTCTCGGCGCTGTCCTCCGGCTACTCGAGCCTGCCCCAATCGCTGGCTTCGACTCTGGCCAATGGGGCCACGAGCAACAGCTTGAGCGGCACCAGCGTTGGCtcagcggcagctgctgcagccgccGCTGGTGGTGCGATGGAtgggggaggaggaggtggtGGTAGAGGAGGCGGACATACATCCATATCGGGTCTGGTGCCCAACTCAATTAGCGGCATATCGTCGAGTCTGAGCAGCCATGCCATACAATCACTACAGTCGGCTGCCTACGGAGTTGGGCAGACGTCGGTGGAGAAGCTGTTGAGTGGAACTAGTGGAATAACTGGCATTCCACCATTGCCGGTAAATATTCATACGATGAAGGCTATGCCGACGGCATTAAGTCAG CGCGGAACAATACAACTGTACAATTTGCAGAGCACAACCATGCCCCTCCTGTCACTCAACGCGCATAACATGCCGCCCGGCGGCTCCACCAGCTACTCGGCTCTCGGCCTAAGCGCCGGCAGCGGCGTCGGTGGCGTCGGCGTCGGCGGCGTTGGCTCCTCGCTCACCCACCCCACCAtgagcaacatcaacatgcTCGACACGAGCGCCCTGCTCGGCCTGGGACCCGCCGGCGGTGGCATCACCGGTGCCACCTCGCTCTACGGCCTGAGCGCAGGCGCCGCCGGTGGACTGGGCAGCTCCTATGGCGGTCCACCGTTCATGGACGCCGCCTCGAGCGCCTCGTATCCGTTCACCTCGGCGGCACTGCGTCAGGCCTCCAAGATGAAGATGCTCGACGAGATCGACATACCGCTGGCCCGCTACGGCAACCGCAGCTCGCCCTGCTCCCCCATTCCCGTGGGTCCGCATGGCGGCTGGGGCCTCGACGAGTTCACCGATGGCCTGGGCACCTCCATCATGCACAATCGCAGCGGGTTGGCGCTGGGCGCCCTTGACCTAGACA CTCGCAACCACGCAATGAACGGCGCAACTGAGCCACAGGTGGACATGTTGGACATTCCGGGCAAGGGACGTTGCTGTGTGTTCATTGCACGCTTTCCCTACGATCCGCCAGA GGAGGCGGAGGGCGAGCTGTCGCTGTGCGCCGGCGACTATCTGCTGGTGTGGACCAGCGGTGAGCCACAAGGAGGCTATCTGGATGCGGAGCTACTGGATGGACGTCGGGGCCTGGTGCCCGCCTCGTTTGTGCAGCGACTAGTGG GCGACGATTTGCTGGAGTTCCATCAGGCGGTACTGTCGACACTGCGCGATGCCGAGGACGGTTCGATGCAGTGCGACACAACGTCGCTGCCTTCCTTGCCGCCGCACAACCCattgctcacacacacgcacgagGATCTGGCACGTTTGAGTGAGACGCACACCGATCTGGAGCACGACCAGGACGACATTAGCGATAATG TTCCAGCTCCGAAGCACTTGACGCTGGAGAGGCAGCTGAACAAGAGCGTGCTCATTGGCTGGTCGCCGCCGGAGCCCGTGGGCTACAACCTGATCGACAGCTATCACGTCTATGTCGATGGCGTGCTCAAAGTCACGGTGAAGGCCAACGAACGCACACGCGCTCTAATCGAGGGCGTCGACTCCACGCGG CCGCATCGTATTAGCGTGCGCAGCGTTACGCAGAACCGTCAGACGTCCAGGGACGCGGCCTGCACAATGATCATTGGGCGGGACACCTCGCACTTGGGCCCCTCGGCGGTGCGCGCCTCGCACATAACGTGTTCCTCGGCGGTTATATCGTGGCTGCCGGCCAATTCCAACCACCAGCACGTGGTGTGTGTGAACAATGTGGAGGTGCGCACCGTCAAGCCGGGCATGTATAGGCACACCATAACGGGCCTTGCGCCCAGCACCCAATACCGTGTGACCGTGCGTGCCAAGCACTTGCGTGCCGTTGGccagcacagcacacagccTGGTCACACTGTCGGTGGAGTAGGAGCAGGCACTGCGGGCAGACCCGGCCAGGAGGAGGCACCGGGGGCCTATGCCGATTTTCGCACACTGACCAAGGGTCTGCCCGATCCGCCACAGGAGATCCAACTTGAGGCTGGTCCTCAGGATGGCACCATTCTGGTGACATGGCAGCCGGTTAACAGACCCACGTCCACGGGGCCTGTAACCGGCTATGCTGTGTACGCCGATGGTAAAAAAGTGACCGACATCAATTCACCAACGGGCGACCACGCACTCATCGACATCGGCAAACTGGGCGTCTTCAATCCCCGCGCCGTCACCATTCGCACCAAGTCTCGCGATTCACAGTCGGCGGACAGCGCGCCCATTTTGATACCAA ACCAAGTGCGCAACGCTGTCGCCCGCCGGGGACCAAATCAGATGGGCATGGGTCCGCAGCTGCCGCAGCAGGGACTCCACGGCATGCCCaaccagctgcagcagcaacagcagcagatggGCATGCCGGGTCAGCCTGGCCAGATGGGGCAGCTGGGGCAGCCGCACATGATGCAGCAGGATCACACGCAATACGATCCCAACCAGATGCAACAGCAGGGACTCCAACCTGGCCAGCAGCCGGGCCAAACCCAGCCCGGTCATCAG GGCTACCAACAGCCGGGCGCCACGCAGCGCGGCATGGTGCCGGGACGACCCCAGggaccacagcaacagcagcagcagcaagcttACGGGGCACAAGGCGGTCCGATGGGAGGTCCTCGCTTCCGCGGACCCGTGCCCGGACAGATGGGCATGCAGGGACAGATGCCGGGACAGATGCAGGGGCAAATGCCGGGGCAGATGCCAGGACAGATGCAAGGGCAGATGCCAGGTCAAATGCCAGGTCAGATGCCGGGTCAAATGCCTGGTCAAATGGCTGGACAGATGGCCGGACAAATGCCTGGTCAAATGCCAGGACAGATGCCCGGACAGGGGCAGATGATGGGTCCACGTGGTCCACTcacccagcaacagcagcagcagcaacagttgcagcagggTCAGCTGATGCCGGGCCAGCAACCGGGGCAGCCACagacgcaacagcaacagcagcagcagcaacaacagcagcagcagatggcTGGAGCACAGAAGAAGCCGCGATACTTTGTGGCCATGTTCGACTACGATCCATCCACAATGAGTCCCAATCCCGATGGGTGCGACGAAGAACTGCCATTCCAAGAGGGTGACACGATCAAG GTCTATGGTGATAAGGACGCCGATGGCTTCTACTGGGGCGAACTGCGCGGCAGGCGGGGCTATGTGCCGCATAATATGGTCAGCGAGGTGGAGGACACCACGGCGCAGATGCAGGGCGGACAGATGCAGATGGGCGGCGTCATGCAGACGGGCGCCACGCCAGGCACGGCTCAAGTGATGCCCGGCCAGGGTGTGCCGCAGCAGAGCATGCGCAATGTGAGTCGGGATCGGTGGGGCGACATCTATGCGAACATGCCGGTGAAACGGATGATTGCCCTCTACGACTACGATCCCCAGGAGTTGAGTCCGAATGTGGATGCCGAG CAAGTGGAGCTTTGCTTCAAGACGGGCGAGATAATACTCGTCTATGGTGATATGGATGAAGACGGTTTCTACATGGGCGAACTGGACGGTGTGAGAGGCCTGGTGCCGTCGAACTTCCTCGCCGATGCGCCCGATcagtacaacaacaatcaaatgGGACCTGGCGGGGTCGCCGGCCGAGGCGGCCTCAGTCAGCGGGGCAGGGGCCAGGGACCCGGGGCAAGGGGACCGCCGCCGCCCCCGCGAGACAACATGATGCCTGGCGTGGCTGGGCCGCGAGGTCCAGTCGGCAAAA ATGCTCGCCCTGCTTCCCCTACACTGTTAGACAACACGGGCCACCCTGCCCCCGATCACCAAACGCAG ATGATCGGTCGCGTTGGTAATGTTGgcctgcagcaacagcaacaacagcagcagcaactccagcaacaacaccaacaacaacaacaacaaccgtaTGGTCAGCAACAGACGCAAATGGGGCAGCAGCAaacccaacaacagcagcagcagatagGCATGGGACAACCTGGAATGATGGGCATGGGACAGCAGCCGGGTCAACAGATGGGTCAACAGATGGGCCAACAGATGGGCCAACAGATGGGCATGGGGCAGAtgggacagcagcagcaggtgccaGTGACGACGCAGGCACAGACGGGCGGACTTTTCTCCGGTGCAACGAGCCTGCTCTCTGGTGCTACTTCGGCTGCCACCGGTGGTCTATTTGGGTCGAAACAAGCGCCCAAAACGGATCCAATGCAACCACCTGGTGGTGTGCAGCCAACgcagcaacaagcaaacgCCTTTGGTGCCCAACAGATGCAGCAGCCgggcatgcaacagcagccgggtatgcaacagcagccgggtatgcaacagcaaccgggtatgcaacagcaacaacaacaacaagtgccaCCGCAAGCCCAGCCACCGCCGCAGGGGCCGGGCGCCGGTCTGCTGGGAGGCCTCAAGGGCATTGCAGCAGCGGCGCCCGGCGGCGATGTCCTCTCGAAAGGCAAAGATCTATTTGGCAAATTCGGGTTTGGCTTTGGCAAATAA